Part of the Nostoc sp. ATCC 53789 genome, TGTTGGGTTTCGTTCCTCAAGCCAACCTACGATTATCCTTAACCCAGGCGTATTTATTTATCATTGCAATAATTAATGTCCTAAAGCTTCGGCTTTTGTCCAGCCATACATATACTCCGCTCTCTCATTGTGTCCTTATGCTCTCTCTATAGGTATTTTTGTTTGAAGGCAACACGCGGTAAATTTACATCTAGTAGTCCACTAGACTAACTTTAATAGATGAATAAGTTCCTAGTCAGGACTTAAATGATTGATTTGAACGCTAAAGTGCTTAGTACGATCCTAGTAAACTTGGCTTGATAGACTCTATTTATGTTGTGCGATCGCGTTAGCTTTAGTAGATAAGTTAAATTAATAAAAAAGCTTGTATTGATGAATCAAAGCGTAAGTGTTGCTCCCAGCCTAGAAGAACACACCCATGAAAATCCTGTTGTTACCAAACAACAGCTATTTACGAAGCAATTAATTGTCCTTGTCTTGGAAATGCTTCTGGCATTACCTCTGGGTTTACTCCTCGCCAAGTTCCAAATTGGCAGGATTGCCTGGATATTTGGCGGGATTGCTGCTGGTACAGTAGTTCTTCAAGGGTGTCGAATTTTTTATCAATATTATCCTCAACCTAACCGCACTGCTAGAAAAGTGGGAATGGCACTTGTAGGCTTAACTGTCGGCGCTTCCAATACCCACGGTAATCTAGCTAGTGTTGCTTCTGGTATTCCCATATTTATTTTTCTGACCTTGTTTCTGCTGCTGAGTGGAAGTTGTATTGGTTATATGTATGCCCGACTCAGCAAAACCAACCTATTGACAGCAATGCTGGCTACTGTTCCTGGTGGTGTCGGAATTATGGCTGCGATCGCAGCCGATTACAATAAAAATGTCAGCTTAGTTGCCCTAGTTCAGGCGATTCGCGTCACTTCAGTAGTGGTTTTGATCCCCTTCATCGCTAAAACATCAGCTGGTAATTACTATCCACAAACGCTCCCAATCAACGCTGATTGGCTCAATCTCGATCCATCTCAACTAGAATTACTCTTGTTAATACTCCTAATCACTGCATTAGTAGTTTATCCAGCTATATTATTTCAAATTCCCGCCGGCGATTTCTTTGGTGCATTGTTGATTGGCATCGGGTTTAATCCTCTGCTACATTGGCTGCCTTTTGTGGGTGATATTAGTTTTAGTCCGCCGCCAATAATAAACTTATTGGGTCAAATGCTCCTGGGAATTACCATTGGTGAGTATTGGGGAGACAAACCCAACTTTCAGAAGCGGACTGTCGGCTATGCCTTGATGTCTGTAGGGATGACTCTCATTGCCGGAGCGATCGCTGCTATACTTGCCATGCAATTCACCTCTTGGGACTGGTTAACCTGTTTGCTAGTCACAGCACCAGGAGGATCGGCAGAAATGATTTTGGTTTCCCTGGCATTAAATCATAATGTTGAAATTGTCACAACTGGTCATTTAGTGCGACTAATTGCGATTAACAGTTCCCTACCTCTTTGGGTGTTTTTGTTTCGCCGCCTGGATGAGCAACTTTCTGAATCAGTTTAATTAATGAAGGTATTAAGAATTGGAAATTGGGAATTGGGAATTGGGAATTGGGCACTGGTACTGAGTACAGTCGTACTCCTTTGGAGAAGCATAGCCTCTCGTAGAGAAGTATGGGGCATTAGTTTTTGACAAATGACAAATGACAAATGACAAATGACTAATGACAAAATTAGCTTATCCTTTTGTTATCCAAACACTAAGGATGCTTTAGATGGTTGCTCAAATCCAAGAACTTGAAGCGCAGCACTGGGTTAAAACTCGTTCTTCCCTCGACCCTAACGAATCCACTTTCCTGATTTGGAAAGGTAAGATTTATGCCTTTATCCCCGGCGAGAAAAGACAACTTCTATTTAAAATGCTGGGATTGAGTGTTAGCCGATGTATTCCCACAGCAGAGGGTAGCTGGGATTTTACTTCTAGAGAACTGACTTACTACCTTAACCCAAAAACAGATGAAATCTTACGCAAGTGGGAGAATCCTTGGACAAGTGAGACAGTTCCGGTAATCCACGTCGCCAATAATCCAGTGCAGGGTAAGTTTGAGGGAAATTTCCCTGCACAAGTAGATGGTGACAGCACAACCTTCGTTTTTGACATATTTCCCTATTACCCCAATCCCCTAGCAGACGATCCCAAATTTGCCGAATACAGCCCAAATCCAATTTATCAGGCAGCAGAATTGTTTAAATTAACTGTGCCAACCGCAGATTTATTCAACTCAGCGCTTCCCTCAGTTTCTGAACTCAAACTGAGTTGGGATCGGATTGGTCAATGGCTTCCCTGGATGAAAATGGGCGATCGCCCCGGTCAACTGATCTACAGTGCTGTTGGCAGCAAAGTCAAGGGTTTAACAGAACTGCCCTCACTGCTGCAAGACGAAATTAATAACCGTATTCCTCTATATAAACAAGCCCCAAAAGCATTGATAGATGGGGAAGATATGACTTCCTGGTTGTACTTCCAAAAGCACTTTCAGTCTTATTTAGCTGGTGAAATCTTCCCGCTTCCCCAAGCAGAAGAATTGTAAATTACAGCAGTTTTCATGTATTTGAAGCACATCTGTCGTAGGGGCAATTCATGAATTGCCCCTACAGCGTGGTCTATTTACCTGAAAATAGCTGTAACTGGAGGACACGCAAAGAGAGATAATTTAGAGTTTGGTGACTATATCTATATATAGATAAACGAGAGTTAGATAAACCGTTCCTGCTTTAACCTTGTGTTCCAATTTGTCACTCTCCGAGGCGGAGAGGGACAGGTTTTGCCTAGGGATTTCCAAGAAATAAACGAACCACAGAGACGCAGAGAACACAGAGAGAGGAGAAATAGAGAGGGTTTTTTGTCCGTTTTGGGATATTTTTTTTATTTGGAAGTCCCCTAGTAAAAACAGGGAGAGGTCTTTTTATTAGTCTGATTAGACAGCAACTATATGACCCGTCGAACTGTCCTTCAATCAAATTTCGCCTCCTGTCCTGAACAATCAAATAGATGTAAACCTAACCGTTGGGAAAGTTCTTCACACACCTTCACCCCTCGCACACTATTACCACGCACATCTAGCAGGGGCGAAAAAACCCCAATACCCATCTTATTGGGTACAACTGCGATAATCCCACCACAAACTCCGCTTTTTGCCGGAATCCCAATTTTGTAAGCCCACTCACCGGCAAAGTTGTACATTCCACAGGTGTACATCACACTCAGAATATCTTTGATGTAACGCTTATCTACCGCCTGTTCTTTGGTGATGGGGTTCATACCTTTGTTAGCCAGAGTAGCCGCCATCACTGCTAAGTCTTCGCAATTCACTATCACAGCACATTGCTGGAAATAAAGATCCAGCGCCTCTTCTATATTCCGGTCAATCATGCCAAAGTTGAGCATCAAATGCGCCATTGCGCGGTTGCGATGCCCTGTACTGCGTTCTGAGGTAAAAACTGAAATGTCAACGAACACGTCCCGGCCGATATATCGCTTGTACATATCCAGCATTCGGTTAAGACGTTCCGTTGGGCCGGAACCTTTGATTAAGCTAGTGGTTGCGATCGCACCAGCGTTTACCATTGGGTTATAAGGTCGCTTCGATTGCTCATCTAAAACGATCGCGTTGAATGCATCGCCTGTCGGTTCTACGCCAACTCTAGTTAAAACGTAATCCAGTCCATGATCTTCTAAGGCAAGTCCATAAGCAAACACTTTAGAAATCGACTGAATGGTAAAAAGTTGGTCGTAATCGCCAACTTTATAAATCTGACCATCTACTGTGACAATACAAATGCTGAACAAATCCGGGTTTACCTTTGCCAATTCTGGAATATATTTCGCTACTGCACCCTCTTGCAGTAACTTGTACTGAGAATGCAATTCCTGAAGAACAGCTAATAATGGCGATGAATCTATTTCTAAATCTCTCTGATTTACTTGGCTTGTCATCACGCTGGTAGCACTCCCCAAAATACTCACTATATATAGTAGGGGTGCAGCCGTACATCCCTACAGCCGCAAAGATTTTGAAAAAGATAGTTTGCTCTAAAAAATCATCTTTGAGCAATTACTTAGTACCAAAAATAGCTGTTGTTGTTTTTGATACCAACAAAAATTGATCTACAAGCGATCGCGAAGATTTCCTAATTTTTTCATCATTAATCACGAAAAATATTAAGTTGAGTATACTTCTTTATTTTATACTCAGTAACACTGGGGTTAAGGGTAATATTAATCACTTATCTACGTTGACTTATGGGGAATAAAAGTCATGATTAATCTAAGTAGAAAAAACATCTTAAACTCAAACTAATTTGCATAATTATTGTAGATGTAACTCATATCACGACTTATTCATAGGGAAATCTAAATATTTGATTAAATAAACGATTTTAAGTATTTATGCCGATGTCATTTAATTAAAGTTATATTATCTTCTTATAGGAAATAGTGAAAATACATGTTATCTAGAATACACGAGTAGTAGTGAGCCTTTAGAACAGAAGTCAACAGGGTGTCGTCATTTTGGCGTGCAAGAAGCGTAAAGTTTTTTGAAGAAATTTTTGAGTTGCAGAAAAAAGCGTTACATAGCCAAAGTCCGCCTTTGAGAAAGGTTTCACCCTTAAATTTGGAACTTTAATTTGATTGAGCAGTCGATAATTACGCTAAAACCCTGATCCCCAAGCCAAAAGGTTCGTGTTAGTCTGTTGCGAGTTATAAATAACAAAGTGAAAACGGAACGAGTTCGAGTTTTTCAGAAGGGAAATCACTTTCACGAGTGAAAAATCCCGCAATTTATAAAACTTAAAGTTCTACAGTCGCTTTCAAAAACGGACGCATGAATCAAAGACATTTGTGGATTATTGTTGCCCTGTCTATGGCTGTTTTGGGCATACCTTCAGTCGGTTGTACTCAAACCACCAAGGGAAATGCTCTAGCATCCCAAAAATCACCTGCCCCTGATGTGGTTAAGGTGGGAGAGTACCAATCCAGAGCAGGGAGACAAACCTTGGATGCTGTGATTACAGAAATTCATCCTCACAACATTAGAGGACGTAAGGCGGCAACCCTTTTTATCCGAAATATACCTGTTCTCACCTTTTTGAGTTCTGTATCAAATACGAATTTTGAATCTAAAAAAGTTGGTGCAATTGGAAATACTGGGGGCGTACAAGAGTACGCCCTTATTGCTAGCAATTCACCAAAGGCACTGAATGCTGACGACGTAACAGATGTGAGTAACCAGATTAGCTCCTCTGACAATGACCCGGTTCAGATAGCTGGTGTAGTAGCAGCTAAGATCAACCAGTTGAATCGGGAAAGTGTAGACGGCAGTAAAATTACCGTCAGTTGGAAAGCAGGGGAAAAATCTAATGCCAATCAAGCACAAAACAAAAGCGCTCCCTCCCGGCAAGATGGCGATCGCTATGTAATCAAAATTAATGGCGAAGAATTGGTCGAAATCAACGAAGCTACACGATTAGCACAGACCAATCCCACCAAAAATTTGGCAGAAGATGCATTGCAAGCAACTAATCGCCTGCGGAGGCTACTAGGCAATGCATCTCCCCTAAAAGAAATTGCTAATTTACCAGTCCGTCAACCAGTCTCAATACCAAAGCTGCCTCAACAGATTGCCGTTGGAGTAGTGCAAGCCACTTTGAGAGGCATGGCTTCTTATTACGGCTATGACGGTTCTGGTACTCAGACTGCAAGCGGTCAGAGATTCAACCCAGAAGCAATGACTGCTGCTCATCGCAGCTTACCCTTTGGTACGCAAGTGCGTGTAACCAATACCCGCAACGGTCGTTCTGTAGTGCTGCGAATTAATGACCGAGGCCCATTCATTCGGGGGCGAGTCATTGACGTATCTGCTGGCGCGGCTCGAATTTTGGGAATGATGGGTAGTGGTGTTGCACCAGTACATATTGAAGTTTTGGGAAAATAATCGAGTAGGTTACAGGTTACAGGTTACAGGGAAAAGATTATTCCCTATCACCTGTCACCTATAACCTTTCCCCTAAATCCAATTCAAGTTCCGTATCACTTAATTCCCCTAGTTCAATCAACTCTTCCCTCTGTTTCAGATATAAACTAACGGGGGAGGGATCGATAAGAACTAGGGGTATTTTTTGTGCGCCTGCTGACAACAGTCGCAGCTTTACGCTGCTATTTAACTAAACGCTGCTCAGAAAACAAGCTGATTGCGGTTACTGAGGATCTAAGACTAGATGAGATAACTGGCTGGTATCAGACGGCAGTCGGTCTAGTGCCAACGATGGGGAATTTGCATCAAGGTCATTTAAGCTTGATCCAACGGGCGCGGCAAGAAAATTCTACGGTGATTGTGAGTATTTTCGTCAATCCCCTGCAATTTGCTCCTAACGAGGATTACCAACGCTATCCCCGGACTTTAGAGCAAGACCAAAAACTTTGCGAACAAGCTGGGGTAGATGCCATTTTTGCACCGACTCCTGAAGAAATGGCAGTTCCCCAGAAGAGTATACAAGAATCAAAGGTTACACAAGTTATACCCCCATCTGCTATGATGACAGGCTTGTGTGGTCGTTCTCGCCTGTGTCATTTTCAAGGTGTCGCTACGATTGTTACCAAGCTTTTCAACTTGGTACAGCCTGACCGTGCCTACTTTGGCCAAAAAGATGGTCAGCAACTGGCAATTATTAAACGCTTAGTAGCTGACTTAAATTTGCCAGTAGAAATTGTTGCTTGTCCAACAGTGCGGGAAGCGTCGGGTCTTGCCTTCAGTTCTCGTAATCAATATTTGACTGCAACGGCAAAAGAACAAGCAGCAGCATTATATCGCGGCTTGCGACGGGCTGAAGCTGCATTCATTGCAGGCGATCGCAATAGCAACAAGTTGATAGCAGTGGTACAGCAAGAAGTGGCAATGGTCAGCACAATTTTAGTGGAATATATTGAATTAGTTGAACCGACTACGTTGATGTCTTTAGAAAAAGTTGAGGAGGAAGGAATGTTGGCGATCGCAGCTCGTCTTGGTTCTACACGTTTGATTGACAATATCATCTTGCGCGATCGTCAACCCATCATCGCCATTGATGGCCCCGCCGGGGCTGGAAAATCCACAGTGGCGCGGCAAGTGGCAGCAAACCTGGGTTTAGTCTATTTAGATACAGGAGCAATGTACCGTGCTGTCACTTGGCTTGTACTGCAAAAGGGGATT contains:
- a CDS encoding DUF1838 domain-containing protein → MVAQIQELEAQHWVKTRSSLDPNESTFLIWKGKIYAFIPGEKRQLLFKMLGLSVSRCIPTAEGSWDFTSRELTYYLNPKTDEILRKWENPWTSETVPVIHVANNPVQGKFEGNFPAQVDGDSTTFVFDIFPYYPNPLADDPKFAEYSPNPIYQAAELFKLTVPTADLFNSALPSVSELKLSWDRIGQWLPWMKMGDRPGQLIYSAVGSKVKGLTELPSLLQDEINNRIPLYKQAPKALIDGEDMTSWLYFQKHFQSYLAGEIFPLPQAEEL
- a CDS encoding AbrB family transcriptional regulator, whose protein sequence is MNQSVSVAPSLEEHTHENPVVTKQQLFTKQLIVLVLEMLLALPLGLLLAKFQIGRIAWIFGGIAAGTVVLQGCRIFYQYYPQPNRTARKVGMALVGLTVGASNTHGNLASVASGIPIFIFLTLFLLLSGSCIGYMYARLSKTNLLTAMLATVPGGVGIMAAIAADYNKNVSLVALVQAIRVTSVVVLIPFIAKTSAGNYYPQTLPINADWLNLDPSQLELLLLILLITALVVYPAILFQIPAGDFFGALLIGIGFNPLLHWLPFVGDISFSPPPIINLLGQMLLGITIGEYWGDKPNFQKRTVGYALMSVGMTLIAGAIAAILAMQFTSWDWLTCLLVTAPGGSAEMILVSLALNHNVEIVTTGHLVRLIAINSSLPLWVFLFRRLDEQLSESV
- the glsA gene encoding glutaminase A, which codes for MTSQVNQRDLEIDSSPLLAVLQELHSQYKLLQEGAVAKYIPELAKVNPDLFSICIVTVDGQIYKVGDYDQLFTIQSISKVFAYGLALEDHGLDYVLTRVGVEPTGDAFNAIVLDEQSKRPYNPMVNAGAIATTSLIKGSGPTERLNRMLDMYKRYIGRDVFVDISVFTSERSTGHRNRAMAHLMLNFGMIDRNIEEALDLYFQQCAVIVNCEDLAVMAATLANKGMNPITKEQAVDKRYIKDILSVMYTCGMYNFAGEWAYKIGIPAKSGVCGGIIAVVPNKMGIGVFSPLLDVRGNSVRGVKVCEELSQRLGLHLFDCSGQEAKFD
- a CDS encoding bifunctional pantoate--beta-alanine ligase/(d)CMP kinase — encoded protein: MRLLTTVAALRCYLTKRCSENKLIAVTEDLRLDEITGWYQTAVGLVPTMGNLHQGHLSLIQRARQENSTVIVSIFVNPLQFAPNEDYQRYPRTLEQDQKLCEQAGVDAIFAPTPEEMAVPQKSIQESKVTQVIPPSAMMTGLCGRSRLCHFQGVATIVTKLFNLVQPDRAYFGQKDGQQLAIIKRLVADLNLPVEIVACPTVREASGLAFSSRNQYLTATAKEQAAALYRGLRRAEAAFIAGDRNSNKLIAVVQQEVAMVSTILVEYIELVEPTTLMSLEKVEEEGMLAIAARLGSTRLIDNIILRDRQPIIAIDGPAGAGKSTVARQVAANLGLVYLDTGAMYRAVTWLVLQKGIAIDDECAIAELTNLCKIELTPTQDLQSSVRVWINGTDVTQVIRTIEVTSLVSAIAAQSAVRQALVKQQQSWGKKGGLVAEGRDIGTHVFPDAEVKIFLTASVSERARRRQEDFNKQGQSAINLEQLERDIAERDWKDSTRKVSPLQKAADAIELQTDGLDVSEVTAQIVNYYQQRLSQC
- a CDS encoding septal ring lytic transglycosylase RlpA family protein, giving the protein MNQRHLWIIVALSMAVLGIPSVGCTQTTKGNALASQKSPAPDVVKVGEYQSRAGRQTLDAVITEIHPHNIRGRKAATLFIRNIPVLTFLSSVSNTNFESKKVGAIGNTGGVQEYALIASNSPKALNADDVTDVSNQISSSDNDPVQIAGVVAAKINQLNRESVDGSKITVSWKAGEKSNANQAQNKSAPSRQDGDRYVIKINGEELVEINEATRLAQTNPTKNLAEDALQATNRLRRLLGNASPLKEIANLPVRQPVSIPKLPQQIAVGVVQATLRGMASYYGYDGSGTQTASGQRFNPEAMTAAHRSLPFGTQVRVTNTRNGRSVVLRINDRGPFIRGRVIDVSAGAARILGMMGSGVAPVHIEVLGK